Proteins from a genomic interval of Crassostrea angulata isolate pt1a10 chromosome 7, ASM2561291v2, whole genome shotgun sequence:
- the LOC128157151 gene encoding uncharacterized protein LOC128157151, whose product MLWMPLNWCILFVSLVVAESRKARVDHEFLCTRDKNKILLSLLADLHTRIKLHEIIGKEIQEYKDLMRSGIENTSSKSDQILESSLSEFLPNSENIWSVLATLFPEEDGEKETSEVFDSINGKKTGYITSWKTYTCSWRFGCLVVCLLITFKRDYFWKRKLESVSRMDVSVQCCMVDWPEEVSFVPYFAPLREDDLETDALGRKCPNFYSLPGEDKKYELIRKLSKHLAVGEAMDRVGILLGLTATNICIIKQDYRGDSIEIAYQCLKKWTEIRPSEGCRELQDAIVRAGLGGILRRVSF is encoded by the exons ATGTTGTGGATGCCACTGAACTGGTGTATACTTTTTGTCAGTCTGGTCGTCGCCGAGTCGCGGAAGGCCAGAGTTGATCATGAATTTCTTTGTACcagagataaaaataaaattcttcttTCGCTGCTGGCCGACTTACACACAAGGATAAAATTACACGAGATTATCGGCAAAGAAATCCAG GAATATAAGGATTTGATGAGATCAGGCATTGAAAACACATCATCCAAGTCTGATCAAATCCTGGAATCTTCTTTAAGTGAGTTCCTTCCAAACTCTGAAAATATCTGGTCAGTCCTCGCTACTCTATTCCCCGAGGAAGATggggaaaaagaaacaag CGAGGTTTTCGATTCTATTAATGGAAAGAAAACTGGTTACATAACATCATGgaaaa CGTATACGTGCAGCTGGAGATTTGGATGTCTGGTCGTTTGTCTCCTAATAACATTTAAAAGAG ATTatttttggaaaagaaaattaGAAAG CGTCTCTCGAATGGATGTATCTGTCCAGTGTTGTATGGTGGACTGGCCAGAGGAGGTTTCGTTTGTCCCGTACTTTGCTCCTCTACGCGAGGATGACTTAGAAACTGATGCCCTGGGTCGAAAATGTCCAAACTTTTATAGTCTGCCAGGAGAGGATAAGAAAT ACGAACTCATCAGAAAGTTGTCAAAACACTTGGCCGTGGGAGAAGCCATGGATCGAGTGGGGATACTTCTGGGGTTGACGGCAACGAATATTTGCATAATTAAGCAGGACTACCGAGGGGATTCCATAGAGATAGCATACCAGTGCTTGAAAAAGTGGACGGAGATCAGACCGAGCGAGGGATGCAGAGAGCTTCAGGACGCCATAGTAAGGGCTGGCCTGGGTGGTATTCTTCGCCGAGTTTCGTTTTAG
- the LOC128155308 gene encoding tumor necrosis factor receptor superfamily member 27-like: protein MRTWWFTYLTFVALHGIFLHVAQCRKKRQRAQTPVRCEAGSHTFYHHQAGACLQCDTCTEGYSLVPEQEFSLKMDQEHGVTNCLPCRICEPGTFNDKRTFDSNCRTCRNCTALGRVEESHCTHKADAVCGDVIEFSIMQELQASAKEVKTNTYQDPSSQNVVLVTSLILLTFFTLITTAFVFLRRAYRRASMRQSIEDAKKKSEDEESLQCLNNYQPKNSQPSTSPESTVLDIHVPTENEETRPKEKAHNTGPSAPQNTINNEPRGRVPSLHLNSECTSVKTPKSSNSSSWNLGASDFLSATPGGAQFTIGYTNLALSRSLTCPASDRCSVPGDEDESLEMLSQFSYVLD from the exons ATGAGAACTTGGTGGTTCACCTATCTGACGTTTGTTGCTCTGCACGGAATCTTTCTCCACGTGGCCCAATGTCGTAAGAAGCGTCAGAGGGCCCAGACCCCCGTGAGGTGTGAGGCGGGCTCTCACACGTTCTATCACCATCAGGCGGGGGCGTGCCTTCAATGTGACACGTGCACAGAGGGGTACTCCCTAGTCCCCGAACAG gagtttagtCTAAAAATGGACCAAGAGCACGGAGTAACCAATTGCTTGCCATGCAGAATATGCGAACCAGGAACGTTTAACGACAAACGAACTTTTGACTCTAACTGTAGAACTTGCAGGAACTGTACTGCTTTAGGGAGAGTCGAGGAAAGCCATTGTACACATAAAGCCGATGCCGTATGTGGAGACGTCATCGA GTTTTCGATTATGCAAGAACTGCAAGCATCAGCAAAGgaagtaaaaacaaatacatatcAAG ACCCATCATCTCAGAATGTAGTTCTTGTTACATCACTTATTCTTCTGACGTTTTTCACCCTCATCACCACCGCCTTTGTGTTCCTACGCCGTGCCTACAGGCGCGCCTCCATGCGACAAAGCA TTGAGGACGCGAAAAAGAAAAGTGAAGACGAGGAGTCTCTTCAATGTCTTAACAA CTATCAACCAAAGAACTCTCAGCCATCAACTTCACCTGAGTCCACAGTactcgatatacatgtaccaacagaAAACGAAGAGACGCGTCCAAAGGAGAAAGCGCACAATACAGGACCGAGTGCTCCACAGAACACTATAAACAATGAACCGAGGGGAAGAGTGCCATCATTGCACCTTAACTCCGAGTGTACCTCCGTAAAGACCCCCAAATCATCCAACAGTAGCTCCTGGAACCTGGGAGCGTCCGATTTCCTGTCAGCGACGCCCGGGGGTGCGCAGTTCACCATCGGGTACACGAATCTCGCCCTCTCACGTTCACTCACCTGCCCGGCCAGCGACAGGTGTTCTGTACCTGGCGATGAGGACGAATCCCTGGAAATGTTATCTcaattttcatatgttttagATTAA
- the LOC128155307 gene encoding uncharacterized protein LOC128155307: protein MADLPGNVEVPNQVLKNLMSLASMEEHSMLKLAGLTLVQEFLKSDKKGEVKLTFLQNGILEPLLMAFDKGMASHKDLVYLRVSLSCIFFLSGLPVSPVQPLICEQVIKRMLQVIDQRSSFYQYLPIVKLNLQKMCENKHLVGNIQETCINVEQLKSINRTSKNQLKSIPHRPSVLFLCDITDSGVCETGLNIREHLLSRNLTWANRSVVKAPTKDNEEDWKDLLITHVVEGPVFWAQVGIETIQNAQKIQAILNVYWKNGALEHCGCEKGDNRVALQIIDDEVCPVRMTVKEVNTRGVCGWAMDGGQVIQTDQKHVFALPNEVRLEAYPPQASLCCLDGVQAPPGCGSAVETSLAVLCNLTKRSFPAGQLFQQMGGLDVCLSFLKTCPSVDLKLQACQLMCNLSCNPAISTKCSDNQLIPVMIGLLQESFDMKSPALKNELILAILRTLSNLMYYNDVNRSIFYQFEGVEIVTKCCMLYGRSHAVYKAATKCIKMFICKALERNGKSDTPLPTKKSSPVKTRGSQVMQDTPLIMRRILLQNSETDKFIWKPKAVEKVVDESRFQEAESSDDELADHQFSLLDLKPRELVEASSKRQAMAVDVAEVYRNSQQREVFVNDSMVSIQNNSTNELRPNKSVTTISANTVVQHVCGMLNSGKGGNIYFGLSPLGKVVGIKLTRDERDEFRLGVDRMMLDRLSPCLLHSSFDVVYTPVVRKRTVEEDIIRDPEEIPDCFVTKIVLTPTRGALHTVNPGEECFYRFGSRTTSLSIQELRHLIILEEEEEFRDKIKVLNTELKALQQQLGVDR, encoded by the exons ATGGCAGATTTACCAGGGAACGTAGAAGTACCCAACCAAGTTTTGAAGAATTTGATGTCGCTGGCTTCCATGGAAGAGCACAGCATGCTTAAGCTTGCAGGCTTGACCTTGGTACAAGAATTTCTAAAAAGTGACAAAAAGGGTGAAGTCAAGCTGACTTTCCTGCAGAATGGAATCCTGGAACCACTGTTGATGGCTTTTGATAAAGGCATGGCTAGCCATAAGGACTTGGTTTATCTTAGAGTTTCTCTGAGCTGTATCTTCTTCCTGTCGGGCCTTCCTGTAAGCCCAGTTCAGCCCCTGATTTGTGAACAAGTGATCAAAAGAATGCTACAGGTCATTGATCAGAGGAGTTCCTTTTATCAGTACCTGCCCATTGTCAAACTTAATCTCCAGAAGATGTGTGAAAACAAACATCTTGTTGGTAACATTCAAGAGACTTGCATTAATGTTGAACAGTTGAAAAGCATAAACAGAACGTCAAAAAACCAACTGAAATCTATCCCCCACCGCCCCAGTGTTCTGTTCCTGTGTGACATCACTGATTCTGGGGTTTGTGAAACAGGGTTAAACATCAGAGAACATTTACTGAGCAGAAACCTGACCTGGGCAAATAGGAGTGTAGTCAAAGCCCCAACAAAAG ataatgAAGAGGATTGGAAAGACTTGCTAATTACACATGTTGTGGAGGGACCAGTGTTTTGGGCTCAGGTGGGAATAGAAACCATCCAGAATGCCCAGAAAATCCAGGCCATATTGAATGTGTACTGGAAAAACGGGGCCCTGGAACACTGTGGCTGTGAAAAGGGGGACAACAGGGTGGCACTACAGATCATTGATGACGAAGTGTGTCCGGTCAGAATGACTGTCAAGGAGGTCAACACCAGAGGAGTGTGTGGGTGGGCCATGGATGGGGGCCAGGTGATACAAACTGACCAGAAGCATGTTTTTGCCTTGCCCAATGAGGTTCGTTTGGAAGCCTACCCTCCTCAGGCTTCCCTTTGCTGTTTAGATG GTGTGCAGGCACCACCTGGATGTGGATCAGCTGTTGAGACAAGTCTGGCGGTTCTCTGTAACCTGACCAAGCGCTCCTTTCCAGCAG gGCAGTTGTTTCAGCAGATGGGGGGCTTAGATGTATGTCTGTCCTTCCTGAAGACCTGCCCTTCGGTAGACCTAAAGTTACAGGCGTGTCAGCTCATGTGTAACCTTTCTTGTAACCCAGCAATCTCGACCAAATGCTCAGATAACCAGTTAATACCAGTCATGATAG gTCTTTTACAGGAATCCTTTGACATGAAGTCTCCAGCATTGAAGAATGAGCTGATATTGGCCATTCTGAGAACCCTATCCAATCTGATGTATTACAATGATGTCAACAGGTCCATATTCTATCAGTTTGAAG GTGTGGAGATTGTTACCAAGTGTTGCATGCTGTACGGTAGAAGTCATGCTGTGTACAAGGCGGCCACAAAGTGTATTAAGATGTTCATCTGTAAGGCTCTGGAGAGGAATGGGAAAAGTGACACCCCCTTACCGACAAAAAAGTCCAGCCCTGTTAAAACAAGGGGCTCCCAGGTCATGCAGGATACCCCACT AATTATGAGGAGAATTCTTCTCCAAAACTCAGAGACAGACAAGTTTATATGGAAACCAAAAGCAGTAGAAAAAGTGGTCGATGAATCAAGATTCCAGGAG GCTGAGAGCAGTGACGATGAATTAGCAGACCATCAGTTTTCTTTGTTGGACTTGAAGCCAAGAGAACTAGTAGAGGCTTCTTCAA AAAGACAAGCAATGGCAGTAGATGTAGCAGAAGTTTACAGAAACTCTCAGCAAAGGGAGGTCTTTGTCAATG ACTCCATGGTTTCTATCCAAAATAATTCCACCAACGAACTTAGACCAAACAAATCTGTCACAACAATTTCTGCCAATACAGTTGTTCAGCATGTCTGTGGAATGCTCAACAGTg GTAAAGGAGGAAACATATATTTTGGATTGTCTCCCTTGGGAAAAGTTGTAGGAATCAAACTAACTCGAGATGAGAGAGATGAGTTCAGGCTCGGTGTAGATAGAATGATGCTGGATCGACTCAGTCCTTGCTTGCTCCACTCGAGCTTTGATGTAGTGTATACACCTGTTGTACGGAAACGGACCGTAGAGGAAGACATCATCCGCGACCCAGAGGAGATCCCAGACTGCTTTGTTACAA AAATTGTCCTGACCCCAACCCGAGGGGCCCTCCACACTGTGAACCCCGGGGAGGAGTGTTTCTACCGGTTTGGATCCCGCACTACATCGTTGTCCATTCAG GAGTTGCGGCACTTGATAATACTCGAGGAGGAGGAAGAATTTCGggacaaaatcaaagtactgaacaCAGAACTAAAGGCCCTTCAACAACAGCTGGGAGTGGACAGATGA
- the LOC128155309 gene encoding nmrA-like family domain-containing protein 1, translating to MAKVIAVFGANSALGAAVAKSLARDSNFMVKAVDPDGSGPYSADIRASGAQVVQCNLEDVGSICQVLSGCECAFVTTVSNFNNPDFMDEEIRQGMNIADACANSKVSHVVFNTGLHTIKIIGIAARHLVAKAEVEAYMKGKGVPLTSLIVPTPYEDLLGILRPLPAGQNNRWLAIPMGITSLDMISVDDVGDIVRVIFNNRTGHLHKTHSVCGDKQTIKEMAQILSRHLSPLYFQDKQVTIHDYQQLNCQFPWSQDYANMFDFYLRVDQRFNVDATQRISPSVRIRSFEEWVQANAGRLKKAFS from the exons atggCCAAAGTCATTGCCGTGTTTGGCGCCAATAGCGCTCTAGGTGCTGCGGTTGCAAAGAGTCTAGCAAGAGACAGTAACTTTATGGTGAAAGCCGTCGATCCGGACGGTTCCGGTCCGTACTCTGCGGACATCCGGGCTAGTGGCGCCCAAGTGGTACAGTGCAATCTGGAAGATGTGGGAAGTATATGTCAAGTGCTCTCTGGATGTGAATGTGCTTTTGTAACGACTGTGTCCAATTTCAATAATCCAGATTTTATGGACGAGGAAATTAGGCAAGGAATGAACATTGCAGACGCATGCGCAAATAGTAAAGTATCACATGTTGTGTTCAATACCGGCCTTCACACAATTAAAATCATTGGAATAGCTGCCCGGCATTTGGTAGCCAAAGCTGAAGTAGAAGCCTACATGAAAGGGAAAGGTGTGCCTCTGACATCACTCATTGTACCCACCCCCTACGAAGATCTCCTTGGCATTCTTCGGCCACTTCCGGCCGGACAGAACAACAGGTGGCTGG CAATCCCAATGGGCATCACGTCACTGGACATGATCAGTGTTGATGACGTTGGAGACATTGTTCGCGTCATCTTCAACAACAGAACCGGGCACCTGCACAAAACACACAGTGTCTGTGGCGATAAGCAGACCATCAAAGAGATGGCGCAGATTCTGTCCAGACATCTATCCCCGCTCTACTTCCAAGACAAACAG GTGACGATACACGACTACCAACAGCTGAACTGTCAGTTCCCGTGGTCCCAGGACTATGCCAACATGTTCGACTTCTATCTCCGAGTGGACCAGAGATTCAACGTGGACGCCACCCAGAGAATCAGCCCCTCCGTGCGGATCAGATCTTTCGAGGAGTGGGTACAAGCAAACGCAGGGAGGCTCAAGAAGGCTTTCTCTTGA